Proteins encoded in a region of the Balaenoptera ricei isolate mBalRic1 chromosome 19, mBalRic1.hap2, whole genome shotgun sequence genome:
- the ZNF444 gene encoding zinc finger protein 444, with product MEAPAAQPVKQECRAAEGLTLDSPWHRFRHFHLGDASGPHEALGLLRALCRDWLQPEVHTKEQMLELLVLEQFLSALPANLQAWVCSRRPQSGEEAAALLEEFWGPAMRAPRDAAEGSRVGVRKEDGGVTPSGDAAPRAEELATGDAQAARPYKQEPGSPQPAPPPPPAPSLPAFLAAPGSASCPECGKASLKPAHLLRHRQSHSGEKPHACPECGKAFRRKEHLRRHRGTHPGGPGPALRPLPAREKPHACCECGKTFYWREHLVRHRKTHSGARPFACWECGKGFGRREHVLRHQRIHGRAAGASGAAAPGPEGGGPFPPWPLG from the exons ATGGAGGCCCCGGCCGCCCAGCCTGTGAAGCAGGAGTGCCGGGCCGCCGAGGGCCTGACCCTGGACTCGCCGTGGCACCGCTTCCGCCACTTCCACCTGGGCGACGCCTCGGGCCCCCACGAGGCGCTGGGCCTGCTGCGCGCCTTGTGCCGGGACTGGCTGCAGCCCGAGGTGCACACCAAGGAGCAGATGCTGGAGCTGCTGGTGCTGGAGCAGTTCCTGAGCGCCCTGCCCGCCAACCTCCAGGCCTGGGTGTGCAGCCGGCGGCCCCAGAGCGGGGAGGAGGCCGCGGCCCTGCTGGAGGAGTTCTGG GGACCAGCAATGAGGGCACCTCGGGATGCGGCGGAAGGCTCCAGGGTCGGCGTGAGAAAGGAAGACGGTGGGGTGACGCCCTCAG GAGACGCAGCCCCCAGGGCTGAGGAACTGGCGACGGGGGACGCCCAGGCCGCGCGCCCTTACAAGCAGGAGCCGGGCAGCCCCCAGCCAGCGCCACCGCCCCCACCGGCGCCCAGCCTGCCCGCCTTCCTGGCGGCCCCGGGCTCCGCGTCCTGCCCCGAGTGCGGCAAGGCCTCGCTGAAGCCGGCGCACCTGCTGCGCCATCGGCAGAGCCACTCGGGCGAGAAGCCGCACGCCTGCCCCGAGTGCGGCAAGGCCTTCCGGCGCAAGGAGCACCTGCGGCGCCACCGCGGCACGCACCCCGGCGGCCCGGGTCCGGCCCTGCGCCCGCTGCCTGCGCGCGAGAAGCCACACGCCTGCTGCGAGTGCGGCAAGACCTTCTACTGGCGCGAGCACCTGGTGCGCCACCGCAAGACGCACTCGGGCGCGCGGCCGTTCGCTTGCTGGGAGTGCGGCAAGGGCTTCGGGCGCCGCGAGCACGTGCTGCGCCACCAGCGCATCCACGGGCGCGCGGCGGGCGCGAGTGGGGCGGCGGCGCCGGGCCCCGAAGGCGGGGGTCCCTTCCCGCCCTGGCCGCTGGGGTAG